One part of the Rhodococcus oxybenzonivorans genome encodes these proteins:
- a CDS encoding thermonuclease family protein: MKHLNTGARAVCSILAALFALSAASALVDLDILAGLFLLILTGVCLYFAAFRQRVAAARERRIEQLRIAARVDAQHQSAMTGHYIPPAPITEPPKRGKLVAVGVGVALLLIAYIGGSLSETPVDIAAEGAPDTTTAARPTETLQPPDVSSVPAPPIATDTAAARKAEPVPGPAVGPSTKPDKHIARATVTATATVTQIIDGDTIEVRDDANGALTIRVLGIDSPETTKPGYTVACWGPESSSWAREQLEGERVALVPDLTQDTTDAYGRMLAYVVKSDGWDYSVESARAGMAKSYLYDSPVTRHPQIIAAEQNAIAAGRGLWGPPCNGNTESVPQTTQSAPPAAPAPVPAPYVPPAPMPAPYVPPPPPPAPPAPPPPAPAVVYPNCAAAKAAGAAPLYAGSPGYSLDLDRDRDGVACET; this comes from the coding sequence GTGAAGCACCTCAACACCGGCGCGCGGGCCGTCTGTTCGATTCTTGCCGCTCTCTTCGCCTTGTCAGCAGCCTCGGCCCTTGTCGACCTGGACATCCTTGCTGGGCTCTTTCTGCTCATTTTGACGGGAGTCTGCCTATACTTCGCCGCGTTCCGACAGCGGGTAGCGGCGGCCAGAGAACGGCGGATCGAACAGCTGAGGATCGCAGCGCGGGTGGACGCGCAGCACCAGTCCGCGATGACCGGGCATTACATCCCCCCGGCCCCCATCACCGAGCCGCCCAAGCGGGGCAAACTGGTCGCTGTCGGTGTGGGCGTCGCACTGCTGCTGATCGCATATATCGGCGGCTCCCTGTCCGAGACACCGGTCGATATCGCAGCCGAAGGTGCGCCGGACACCACCACTGCCGCCCGACCGACCGAAACTCTTCAGCCTCCAGACGTCAGCTCTGTTCCTGCACCTCCCATCGCCACGGACACTGCCGCGGCCAGGAAAGCCGAGCCGGTGCCCGGCCCCGCTGTCGGCCCTTCCACCAAGCCGGACAAACACATCGCTCGGGCGACCGTGACGGCCACGGCAACGGTCACGCAGATAATCGACGGGGACACGATCGAGGTTCGCGACGATGCCAACGGCGCACTCACGATCAGAGTGCTGGGCATCGATAGCCCAGAGACCACGAAGCCGGGTTACACCGTGGCGTGCTGGGGTCCCGAATCGTCCTCCTGGGCTCGCGAGCAACTTGAAGGTGAGCGAGTGGCACTGGTACCGGATCTCACCCAGGACACGACCGACGCGTACGGCCGCATGCTGGCCTACGTCGTGAAGTCGGACGGTTGGGACTATTCCGTTGAATCGGCGCGAGCGGGGATGGCGAAGTCCTATCTCTACGACTCCCCCGTCACTCGCCATCCGCAGATCATTGCCGCCGAGCAAAACGCGATCGCCGCGGGCAGGGGACTTTGGGGGCCGCCCTGCAACGGCAATACCGAATCAGTGCCGCAGACAACGCAATCGGCTCCCCCTGCCGCTCCGGCACCAGTGCCCGCACCTTATGTGCCGCCAGCGCCGATGCCCGCGCCGTACGTGCCGCCGCCCCCACCACCGGCGCCACCGGCGCCTCCTCCACCGGCCCCTGCAGTGGTCTATCCGAACTGCGCCGCAGCGAAGGCAGCGGGCGCAGCACCGCTGTACGCCGGTTCCCCGGGCTACAGCCTCGACCTCGACCGCGACCGCGATGGGGTCGCTTGCGAGACATGA
- a CDS encoding WhiB family transcriptional regulator encodes MPDHPHHLFNLAWQGRASCRGADTEIFFSPDGERGSTRAQRERTAKQVCQDCPVLADCRAHAFTAAESYGIWGGMSENERARHTRRTRRTARHRGNTPATAAPQPRERHRDHSSAVNRNGRAAAPPEPSLHRHADGVRQFR; translated from the coding sequence GTGCCTGATCATCCGCACCACCTCTTCAACCTTGCCTGGCAAGGCCGCGCCTCCTGCCGCGGTGCAGACACCGAGATCTTCTTCTCCCCTGACGGTGAACGCGGCTCGACCCGGGCCCAACGTGAGCGCACCGCCAAACAGGTCTGCCAGGATTGCCCCGTGCTCGCCGACTGCCGCGCCCACGCCTTCACCGCCGCCGAGAGTTACGGCATCTGGGGTGGCATGTCCGAGAATGAGCGCGCCCGCCACACCCGGCGTACCCGCCGAACGGCTCGTCACCGCGGCAACACACCCGCTACGGCAGCACCACAACCGAGGGAACGCCACCGCGACCACTCGTCTGCGGTGAATCGGAACGGCCGTGCCGCTGCACCGCCGGAACCTTCTCTCCATCGACACGCGGACGGTGTCCGTCAGTTTCGTTGA